A window from Catharus ustulatus isolate bCatUst1 chromosome 14, bCatUst1.pri.v2, whole genome shotgun sequence encodes these proteins:
- the ZC4H2 gene encoding zinc finger C4H2 domain-containing protein isoform X1, giving the protein MRGGGDYIVSIVCFFVLVWFRFFFTPLTFYTFRGRCNSGVKSMADEQEIMCKLESIKEIRNKTLQMEKIKARLKAEFEALESEERHLKEYKQEMDLLLQEKMAHVEELRLIHADINVMENTIKQSENDLNKLLESTRRLHEEYKPLKEHVDALRMTLGLQRLPDLCEEEEKLSLDYFEKQKAEWQTEPQEPPIPESLAAAAAAAQQLQVARKQDTRQTATFRQQPPPMKACLSCHQQIHRNAPICPLCKAKSRSRNPKKPKRKQDE; this is encoded by the exons ATGCGAGGAGGGGGTGACTACATTGTGTCTATTgtatgtttttttgttttggtttggtttcggtttttttttaccccccTGACGTTTTACACGTTTCGCGGGAGGTGTAACTCGGGAGTAAAAAGCATGGCAGATGAGCAAGAAATAATGTGCAAACTCGAGAGCATCAAGGAGATCAG GAACAAGACTTTgcagatggaaaaaataaaagcaagactGAAAGCAGAGTTTGAAGCCCTGGAGTCTGAGGAGAGGCACCTGAAGGAATATAAACAGGAAATGGACCTGCTGCTGCAAGAGAAGATGGCCCACGTGGAGGAGCTGCGACTGATCCACGCTGACATTAACGTG ATGGAGAACACTATCAAGCAGTCTGAGAATGATCTCAACAAGCTTTTGGAATCTACTCGCCGGCTCCACGAGGAGTACAAGCCCCTAAAGGAGCACGTGGATGCCTTGAGAATGACTCTGGGCTTGCAGAGGCTGCCAGACCTAtgtgaagaggaagagaaactgTCCCTTGA CtactttgaaaaacagaaagcagaatggCAGACAGAACCACAGGAGCCTCCCATCCCAGAgtctctggctgcagctgcagcagctgcccaaCAGCTGCAAGTGGCCAGGAAGCAAGATACCAGACAGACAGCAACTTTCAGACAGCAGCCACCACCAATGAAG GCGTGTTTGTCGTGTCACCAACAAATCCATCGGAACGCGCCCATTTGTCCACTCTGCAAAGCAAAGAGCCGCTCTCGGAATCCCAAAAAGCCCAAGAGGAAACAGGATGAATGA
- the ZC4H2 gene encoding zinc finger C4H2 domain-containing protein isoform X3, with protein sequence MEKIKARLKAEFEALESEERHLKEYKQEMDLLLQEKMAHVEELRLIHADINVMENTIKQSENDLNKLLESTRRLHEEYKPLKEHVDALRMTLGLQRLPDLCEEEEKLSLDYFEKQKAEWQTEPQEPPIPESLAAAAAAAQQLQVARKQDTRQTATFRQQPPPMKACLSCHQQIHRNAPICPLCKAKSRSRNPKKPKRKQDE encoded by the exons atggaaaaaataaaagcaagactGAAAGCAGAGTTTGAAGCCCTGGAGTCTGAGGAGAGGCACCTGAAGGAATATAAACAGGAAATGGACCTGCTGCTGCAAGAGAAGATGGCCCACGTGGAGGAGCTGCGACTGATCCACGCTGACATTAACGTG ATGGAGAACACTATCAAGCAGTCTGAGAATGATCTCAACAAGCTTTTGGAATCTACTCGCCGGCTCCACGAGGAGTACAAGCCCCTAAAGGAGCACGTGGATGCCTTGAGAATGACTCTGGGCTTGCAGAGGCTGCCAGACCTAtgtgaagaggaagagaaactgTCCCTTGA CtactttgaaaaacagaaagcagaatggCAGACAGAACCACAGGAGCCTCCCATCCCAGAgtctctggctgcagctgcagcagctgcccaaCAGCTGCAAGTGGCCAGGAAGCAAGATACCAGACAGACAGCAACTTTCAGACAGCAGCCACCACCAATGAAG GCGTGTTTGTCGTGTCACCAACAAATCCATCGGAACGCGCCCATTTGTCCACTCTGCAAAGCAAAGAGCCGCTCTCGGAATCCCAAAAAGCCCAAGAGGAAACAGGATGAATGA
- the ZC4H2 gene encoding zinc finger C4H2 domain-containing protein isoform X2, giving the protein MRSGGRNKTLQMEKIKARLKAEFEALESEERHLKEYKQEMDLLLQEKMAHVEELRLIHADINVMENTIKQSENDLNKLLESTRRLHEEYKPLKEHVDALRMTLGLQRLPDLCEEEEKLSLDYFEKQKAEWQTEPQEPPIPESLAAAAAAAQQLQVARKQDTRQTATFRQQPPPMKACLSCHQQIHRNAPICPLCKAKSRSRNPKKPKRKQDE; this is encoded by the exons ATGCGTAGTGGAGGGCG GAACAAGACTTTgcagatggaaaaaataaaagcaagactGAAAGCAGAGTTTGAAGCCCTGGAGTCTGAGGAGAGGCACCTGAAGGAATATAAACAGGAAATGGACCTGCTGCTGCAAGAGAAGATGGCCCACGTGGAGGAGCTGCGACTGATCCACGCTGACATTAACGTG ATGGAGAACACTATCAAGCAGTCTGAGAATGATCTCAACAAGCTTTTGGAATCTACTCGCCGGCTCCACGAGGAGTACAAGCCCCTAAAGGAGCACGTGGATGCCTTGAGAATGACTCTGGGCTTGCAGAGGCTGCCAGACCTAtgtgaagaggaagagaaactgTCCCTTGA CtactttgaaaaacagaaagcagaatggCAGACAGAACCACAGGAGCCTCCCATCCCAGAgtctctggctgcagctgcagcagctgcccaaCAGCTGCAAGTGGCCAGGAAGCAAGATACCAGACAGACAGCAACTTTCAGACAGCAGCCACCACCAATGAAG GCGTGTTTGTCGTGTCACCAACAAATCCATCGGAACGCGCCCATTTGTCCACTCTGCAAAGCAAAGAGCCGCTCTCGGAATCCCAAAAAGCCCAAGAGGAAACAGGATGAATGA